GTATGGATTGCTGCCTCCCATGATTTCTCCTTCTTAGTGATGGTAATTCGTCTCTTGTAACTTGAAAAATCACTTAATATTCAATGGCATATCGTATTTTTACTACTTGTTGAAATTAACTTGTTAATTCTCCGACAAATTCAATCTCCGACCATTTTAGTCTTGACTAGATTGCCAGGTCAATGATATTCTTAATCCGATAATATTTGTCGGACTTAAGGATGATTTGAAAAGTGCTTAAGGGCTATTGAGCAGTAAAATGTTAAAACTCTCGAAAAAGGCTGATTATGCACTTATGGCGTTGCAATACATGGCCACGGTCCAGTTTGGTGAAGTGACGGAGGCGAGAGTGGTGAACACCAAAGAAGTGGCGGAAGAGCATAATATTCCCGTTGAGCTTCTTGCCAAAGTTCTTCAAGCATTGGCGAAGCAAGATATTATTGAAAGCCACAATGGACCTAAAGGGGGATATCTCTTGGCCCGTGAACCGAAGCGAATCACTATCGCTCAAGTGCTGGAAGCCATTGAAGGGCCGTTGGGCATTGCTGATTGTTACCATGACAAGGAAGCATCGCCCTGCGACCAAATGGATCATTGTAATATCCGAACGCCGCTTTTAAAGGTGCAAGAGAGCATTCATCAACTATTGAACAGTATGTCCATTGAAGATATGGCAGTTGGCTCCCCATTAATTATCGTCGAATCGCGTAAAACAGAAGGAGTGCGATTATGAAGTTGCCGATATACTTAGACAATCATTCCACGACTCCGTGTGATCCTCGGGTTGTGGAAGCCATGCTTCCGTACTTTACCGAGAAGTTCGGGAATGCGGCGAGTCGGAATCACAGTTTTGGATGGGAAGCTGAGGAAGGGGTGGATACCGCGCGAAAGCAAATTGCCAAACTGATCCATGCAGATCCGAAAGAAGTCATATTTACCAGTGGCGCTACGGAATCCGACAACCTCGCACTCAAGGGTGTCGTGGAAATGTATAAAGACAAAGGCGACCACATCATCACGAGTGCGACAGAACATCGTGCTGTGATCGACACCGCGAAAGCTCTCGAGAAAAAAGGAGTACGCGTCACCTACTTAGATGTCGATAAATATGGCATGGTGAACCCTGACGATGTCCGGAATGCGATAACCGACAAGACCATCTTGATTTCGGTCATGCTCGCGAACAATGAAATCGGGACGATTAATCCGATCAAGGAAATCGGGAAAATCGCGAAGGAAAAGGGGATCCTTTTGCATTGTGACGCGACGCAAGGAGTTGGGAAAATTCCCGTGGACGTTCAAGAATTGGGTGTGGATTTGATGGCCTTTACGAGTCACAAAATATACGGCCCGAAGGGCATTGGAGCTCTCTATGTTCGCCGGAAAGGTCCTCGCGTCCGCTTGGAACCGATGATACATGGTGGAGGACATGAACGAGGCATGCGGTCGGGAACCCTCCCGGTTCCGCTTATTGTGGGCTTTGGAAAAGCCTGCGAACTATGCGAGCAGGAGATGGCGACCGAGGCTTCTCGACTCATCAAGTTACGAGATCGGTTGGAGGAAGGGATTACCAAAGAACTTGAAGAAGTCTACCTAAACGGTCACCGGACAGAACGCTTGCCAGGGAATCTCAACCTGAGTTTTGCCTATGTTGAAGGTGAAGCCCTGCTTATGGGCGTGAAAGAAATCGCTCTGTCTTCCGGGTCAGCCTGTACTTCGGCCACTCTTGAGCCTTCCTATGTGTTGCGAGCATTAGGAGTCGGATCTGACCTGGCCCATTCTTCCATCCGGTTCGGGTTGGGCCGCTTCAACACTGCAGAAGAAGTGGAATACGTTATTGACCGGATGGTGAAAGCGGTCAATCATCTACGGGCCATGTCCCCCTTGTATGAAATGGCCAAAGAAGGTATTGATCTCAAAACGGTGCAATGGGCAGCGCATTAATGAACAGTATTTCTGCATATTCTTGTCAATAAAGGGAGGTTTCGATCATGGCGTATAGCGAGAAGGTCATTGACCACTACAACAATCCCCGTAATATGGGAAGTTTCGGCAAGGATGAAGAGGGAGTGGGAACGGGTATTGTGGGAGCTCCAGAATGTGGTGATGTGATGAAGCTTCAGATTAAGGTGGAAAACGAGACGATCGTTGATGCGAAGTTTAAAACGTTCGGTTGCGGGTCAGCGATCGCGAGTTCAAGTCTAGCCACCGAGTGGTTAAAGGGGAAGACGGTAGAAGAAGCGGGACAGATTAAGAACACTGAAATTGTACAGGAATTGAATTTGCCTCCAGTCAAAATTCATTGTTCGGTGTTGGCTGAAGATGCCATTAAATCGGCCTTGAATGATTATAGGAAAAAAGCAGAGGAAGGCTCGAAAGTTGAAGGAGCGGCCTCATCATAAACGGATGAAGATGAGTATCATAAGTATGAGAGAGGAAAAAACGATGGAAACGAAGACAACAGAAACGCCGATCGTGACCTTGACGGATGCGGCCATCAAAGAGGTGAAGCGACTTCTTGACCTTCAAGGTATTACTGAGGGAGGGCTTCGGCTTGGAGTCAAAGGTGGCGGGTGCTCTGGATTAAGCTATACGACAAACTT
The genomic region above belongs to Nitrospirales bacterium and contains:
- a CDS encoding Rrf2 family transcriptional regulator: MLKLSKKADYALMALQYMATVQFGEVTEARVVNTKEVAEEHNIPVELLAKVLQALAKQDIIESHNGPKGGYLLAREPKRITIAQVLEAIEGPLGIADCYHDKEASPCDQMDHCNIRTPLLKVQESIHQLLNSMSIEDMAVGSPLIIVESRKTEGVRL
- a CDS encoding IscS subfamily cysteine desulfurase, with the translated sequence MKLPIYLDNHSTTPCDPRVVEAMLPYFTEKFGNAASRNHSFGWEAEEGVDTARKQIAKLIHADPKEVIFTSGATESDNLALKGVVEMYKDKGDHIITSATEHRAVIDTAKALEKKGVRVTYLDVDKYGMVNPDDVRNAITDKTILISVMLANNEIGTINPIKEIGKIAKEKGILLHCDATQGVGKIPVDVQELGVDLMAFTSHKIYGPKGIGALYVRRKGPRVRLEPMIHGGGHERGMRSGTLPVPLIVGFGKACELCEQEMATEASRLIKLRDRLEEGITKELEEVYLNGHRTERLPGNLNLSFAYVEGEALLMGVKEIALSSGSACTSATLEPSYVLRALGVGSDLAHSSIRFGLGRFNTAEEVEYVIDRMVKAVNHLRAMSPLYEMAKEGIDLKTVQWAAH
- the iscU gene encoding Fe-S cluster assembly scaffold IscU gives rise to the protein MAYSEKVIDHYNNPRNMGSFGKDEEGVGTGIVGAPECGDVMKLQIKVENETIVDAKFKTFGCGSAIASSSLATEWLKGKTVEEAGQIKNTEIVQELNLPPVKIHCSVLAEDAIKSALNDYRKKAEEGSKVEGAASS